From the genome of Streptomyces sp. NBC_01341, one region includes:
- a CDS encoding integrase: protein MNRTVPSSLVTTAFGIDEPVLGSHPLLPGAISPVFGQHDEWNLNGALRRPANLHPADWKMKFNGFSGLWNLRARELAMIALNPRHPRMMAAGIPAPRRPVKARTAIKMLSALRGLEAWATERRLPHDLGAWPEHQLHVRVAELREELSLSTVVSHVKLIRELERCGPLLTDGGLTCDPWPGMSARAVAGSTSDGRGRLSTPVIPPQVWFPLIRAAWTYINKFAPDILRAEERYRQLQTEAVNSSVGAEKRLRAWLATPGSSVPMHHESKPSRITDAGTVYWNLLSLLIGIDARAHVFSNIRALRPIVQEAVDRGQCATASLLSEYTQVERADGTLGGWSWGIDLRGLAREIQMLRVACYIFVTALSMMRDSEVQEVLKGSVVKHFGAPAVVSAEVKDEEDFPRKHWWIIEPVARALALAEAITPHSERLFTGLNGQIRNAERFTAAAGIKAFVEHVNARTAVNGLEPIPPERVAPHMFRRTMSMLTDQFPGSEIALGIQLKHVASRALANRTTQGYAASAASWAKHLEGAIEAARFRGLRDLFDVHKENEPIGFGPGAEQLTRTFDKIRESVAAQDGDATVEHALLRQARVSIRFGTLNNCLFDAANPAGAVCLENAVIPPGHTGPLPDRCRPDRCGNSMIGPQHVEIWDSEERSLTKLLDTRRLASGHRAALEQQRDEARAVLRKAGR, encoded by the coding sequence ATGAACCGCACCGTCCCCAGCTCACTGGTCACAACGGCCTTTGGCATCGACGAGCCCGTTCTGGGCTCGCACCCTCTCCTGCCGGGCGCGATCAGTCCCGTCTTTGGACAGCACGACGAGTGGAATCTCAACGGGGCGCTGCGGCGCCCGGCCAACTTGCACCCGGCTGATTGGAAGATGAAGTTCAACGGCTTTAGTGGCCTCTGGAATCTCCGGGCGCGCGAGCTGGCCATGATCGCGTTGAATCCGCGGCATCCCAGGATGATGGCTGCGGGCATCCCCGCACCCCGGCGGCCGGTCAAGGCGCGGACGGCCATCAAGATGCTCAGCGCTTTGCGGGGTCTGGAGGCATGGGCGACGGAGCGGAGACTGCCGCACGACTTGGGGGCCTGGCCGGAGCACCAGTTGCACGTTCGTGTGGCCGAGCTGCGGGAGGAGCTGAGCCTCAGCACCGTGGTGAGTCACGTCAAGTTAATCCGTGAGCTTGAGCGTTGCGGCCCGCTGCTGACCGACGGCGGACTGACCTGCGATCCCTGGCCGGGAATGTCCGCGCGGGCGGTCGCGGGTTCCACATCGGACGGTCGCGGAAGGTTGTCGACCCCGGTCATTCCGCCGCAGGTGTGGTTCCCGCTAATCCGAGCCGCCTGGACCTACATCAACAAGTTCGCCCCGGACATCCTGCGAGCCGAGGAGCGCTACCGACAACTTCAGACAGAAGCGGTGAACTCGTCGGTGGGGGCGGAGAAGCGACTGCGAGCCTGGCTGGCCACGCCGGGGAGCTCCGTCCCGATGCACCACGAGTCGAAGCCGTCCCGGATCACGGATGCAGGCACGGTCTACTGGAATCTGCTGTCCCTGCTGATCGGCATCGACGCGCGGGCGCACGTCTTCAGCAACATCCGGGCCCTCCGCCCGATTGTCCAGGAGGCGGTGGACCGCGGGCAGTGTGCGACGGCGAGCCTGCTGAGTGAGTACACCCAGGTCGAACGCGCTGATGGCACCTTGGGCGGCTGGAGCTGGGGGATCGATCTCCGCGGCCTGGCGCGGGAGATCCAGATGCTCCGGGTCGCCTGCTACATCTTCGTCACCGCGTTGAGCATGATGCGCGACTCGGAAGTCCAGGAGGTTCTCAAGGGCTCGGTGGTCAAGCACTTCGGGGCGCCGGCCGTGGTCTCGGCAGAGGTCAAGGACGAGGAGGACTTTCCGCGCAAGCACTGGTGGATCATCGAGCCGGTCGCCCGAGCGCTGGCTCTGGCCGAGGCGATCACCCCGCACTCCGAGCGACTGTTCACTGGACTCAACGGCCAGATCAGGAACGCGGAAAGGTTCACTGCCGCCGCGGGGATCAAGGCGTTCGTCGAGCACGTGAACGCCAGAACCGCAGTCAACGGGCTGGAGCCCATCCCACCCGAGCGGGTCGCCCCACACATGTTCCGCAGGACCATGAGTATGCTGACCGACCAGTTCCCTGGGTCCGAGATCGCCCTGGGCATCCAGCTGAAACACGTTGCCTCACGGGCCTTGGCCAACCGCACTACCCAGGGCTATGCAGCCTCTGCGGCATCCTGGGCCAAACACCTCGAAGGGGCGATCGAAGCCGCCCGCTTCCGGGGCCTGCGGGATCTTTTCGACGTCCACAAGGAGAACGAACCGATCGGCTTCGGCCCCGGCGCTGAGCAGCTGACCCGGACCTTCGACAAGATCCGCGAGTCCGTCGCGGCCCAGGACGGTGACGCGACGGTCGAGCACGCGCTGCTGCGGCAGGCCCGCGTCTCCATCCGCTTCGGCACCTTGAACAACTGTTTGTTCGACGCCGCCAACCCGGCTGGCGCCGTTTGTCTGGAGAACGCCGTGATCCCGCCCGGACACACCGGACCCCTGCCGGACCGCTGTCGCCCAGACCGGTGCGGCAACAGCATGATCGGCCCCCAACACGTCGAGATCTGGGACAGCGAAGAACGGTCTCTCACCAAGCTCCTGGACACCCGTCGCCTGGCCTCCGGCCACCGCGCGGCCCTCGAACAACAGCGGGACGAGGCACGGGCCGTTTTGCGGAAGGCCGGACGATGA